One genomic segment of Clavelina lepadiformis chromosome 3, kaClaLepa1.1, whole genome shotgun sequence includes these proteins:
- the LOC143449132 gene encoding uncharacterized protein LOC143449132: MSICYCQKKMSLIVNTVFLYFTAFSFQDLPNLVQGSTFTSDAVFWIYNLTFTSGDIRFVHGLAQNVFPNVETVFATYLNTSQDRLSAQPNIEYACSTSLHPCHPNATCIDVFGLLGFVQCKCKPGYNQTASYQTFANNRSIIPDGTYCPLPADLSPLTSTIETTESTTNPFTSTNLLTNTNPPTTTFTTEETITSFQTDKQIDYKFDFLTGFIIFGVLFFTSLITIVLLVCRIRQHGKVTITSESNQAASDEQSKPHNLTSSNLSIIREKTEDASTYVIMEGNTSTSKSRKAIYSKPFKPHKSTPSELSIIHEKADDGPTYATMTDQISTTENHHVASGKSSKPGKPTSSELSIIREAENTTYVTMKDQSQIESVYENQNENFPKV; the protein is encoded by the exons atgTCGATTTGCTACTGTCAGAAAAAAATGAGCTTAATTGTGAATACAGTTTTTCTATACTTCACTGCATTCTCATTCCAGGACTTACCAAATCTAGTTCAAGGCAGCACATTTACGTCGGATGCAG TTTTTTGGATTTATAACTTGACGTTCACCTCCGGAGACATACGCTTTGTACACGGACTTGCACAAAACGTTTTTCCAAATGTAGAAACCGTATTTGCAACATATCTAAACACGTCGCAAGACAGACTTTCTGCTCAACCAAACA TTGAATACGCTTGTTCTACTTCTCTTCATCCATGCCATCCAAACGCAACTTGCATCGATGTTTTTGGATTACTTGGTTTCGTCCAATGCAAATGTAAACCTGGATATAATCAAACAGCGAGCTATCAAACTTTTGCCAACAATCGTTCAATAATTCCAGATGGAACGTATTGCCCATTGCCTGCAG ATTTATCACCACTGACCTCAACCATAGAAACTACTGAAAGTACAACAAATCCATTCACCAGCACAAATCTATTGACCAATACAAATCCACCGACTACTACATTTACAACTGAAGAAACAATAACAAGTTTTCAAACTGACAAACAGATTGATTATAAATTCGATTTTTTGACCGGATTTATCATTTTTGGAGTGCTCTTTTTTACTTCTTTGATAACCATCGTTTTACTAGTTTGTCGAATAAG gCAACATGGAAAAGTGACCATTACTTCCGAAAGCAATCAAGCTGCTTCCGATGAACAATCCAAACCACACAATCTTACTTCTTCAAACCTGTCAATCATCCGTGAGAAAACAGAGGATGCTTCCACCTACGTCATAATGGAAGGAAATACTTCCACTTCCAAAAGTCGTAAAGCTATTTACAGTAAACCATTCAAGCCACACAAATCCACTCCTTCAGAGCTGTCAATTATTCATGAGAAAGCAGACGATGGTCCGACTTATGCTACAATGACAGACCAGATTTCCACCACCGAAAATCATCATGTTGCTTCCGGTAAATCGTCCAAACCAGGCAAACCCACTTCTTCAGAGCTGTCAATTATTCGTGAGGCGGAAAATACCACTTACGTCACGATGAAAGACCAATCGCAAATAGAAAGTGTTTATGAgaatcaaaatgaaaattttccgAAAGTTTGA
- the LOC143449125 gene encoding axonemal dynein light chain domain-containing protein 1-like: MSIQASRQTADKQLSVTLQNENTPPDDGDMSMQPYDENFDGKKALAVQNEMIPDELLFALTESEQDSSYHKENKLGPVRDKKTPEKLRMALKKSPPANVWHHKSRRTQFRHLTDFPRSLGKGIGTRDVSFLYDVATQPTPKPSPASRFDKSAIRLEASQQAIGTRSSGKLAVPDSIIPEEYHIVKSKAVLGLEYIDEDLTTKLADREQTLRLFPSLLPTKRFEVIQLLQTLDAMLEQSGVEDESVEVKGPTQIHNLLELIKKEQNIYDLVFSEVIRQVSIECVERGQLLSKLRQKYAEILSKVPRQIKSLHAEVIAQRSLDRRLTEELLRFKSSITFLTTELQTVREHDKQVTKDAATAEEELSKALKESQTNANLVDEYHELYELQRRRLESSVASLTAERDLWSNAAYSLSHKITTLNSLTTAKRLHVSEKAWSKLSNHFTVMLSDHDSQCLSAIQRHVEEWRKLMFHFNQSLESADKHTIDTLLAVKNGMEKWMSTFEDTLMNNNYDVRSIKIPPKEMVQKLCDDLKAWEEKLSDDSERFGGDLLLTNQEQLNHMTKEAQAWTEIGWEVYRRHKTDNGESFPLSKTMMNLNDTLHKLVKQLQIRISGENGVAKGMINLQNNLDAWGNKLIMMLHGSEVLTETEWLLFYDRLSEYIALIHETLECIGSQQRDEDRLNATSHTHIAVEDTMKSVQDWMKSSLNQIEAEDGKLMAQVTSVHTDMVHWMVQMLLHLAPDHESNLRDFPSETSLVTSCTVEELTRKARTIAGHLSSFTSYFSECGSGIVQSTMQAKKDQGDDDADHEYRDFLRVKREAKEWIHTSELLLSSIKKEEVKILDKVILSRLHLPETKKPTRRRTLAKGLPEVPSEVQVEEDAENSQEQKVEDVQEAEKMETDNEQSISEATPDIIQINEESDHSAPILPARMEVIGTDENVQVAPILEDSGEEGSSDHLTPPSSSLTQIAFDAIAKMDQVQDQLLATEKRAQKAEERVTNLEEDLNSANEKVRAMEKKIAALESQSELERKEKAEVAKVPSPSPQTQTPAPVDEPKPPTTSKRNTDTTKRAPSRGSPGGKKRTTKKT, encoded by the exons ATGAGCATTCAAGCATCTCGACAAACTGCAGATAAGCAACTTAGTGTGACtctgcaaaatgaaaacacACCTCCTGATGATGGGGATATGTCAATGCAACCATATGACGAGAATTTTG ATGGGAAAAAAGCTCTTGCTGTGCAGAATGAAATGATACCAGATGaacttttgtttgctttgaccGAGTCTGAACAGGACTCTTCATATCACAAAGAAAACAAGCTTGGACCTGTTAGAGACAAGAAAACTCCTGAAAAATTACGCATG GCACTTAAAAAAAGTCCCCCAGCTAATGTGTGGCATCATAAAAGCAGACGGACACAGTTTAGGCATCTCACAGATTTTCCACGCTCACTGGGAAAGGGCATTGGCACTCGTGATGTTTCATTCCTGTATGATGTTGCAACCCAGCCAACACCAAAACCGTCTCCAGCAAGTAGATTTGACAAAAGTGCTATTCGATTGGAGGCTTCACAGCAGGCTATTGGG ACTCGAAGCTCTGGAAAACTCGCTGTTCCTGACAGCATAATACCAGAAGAGTATCATATCGTAAAATCAAAGGCAGTACTGGGACTTGAATATATTGATGAGGATTTAACAACTAAACTTGCTGATCGCGAGCAAACTCTTCGCTTGTTTCCGTCCCTTTTACCAACTAAACGATTTGAG GTTATACAACTGCTTCAAACCTTGGATGCCATGCTTGAACAAAGTGGTGTTGAAGATGAAAGTGTGGAAGTTAAGGGTCCAACGCAAATACACAATCTTCTAGAACttattaaaaaagaacaaaacatttatgacTTGGTGTTTAGTGAG GTTATCAGACAAGTCAGCATTGAGTGTGTTGAAAGAGGTCAACTGCTTTCAAAACTAAGACAAAAATATGCTGAAATTTTGAGTAAG GTTCCTCGTCAAATAAAAAGTCTTCATGCAGAAGTAATAGCTCAAAGATCATTGGATAGAAGACTGACTGAGGAACTTCTTCGATTTAAATCGTCTATAACGTTTCTAACTAC TGAATTACAAACTGTACGTGAACATGACAAACAAGTAACAAAAGATGCAGCAACAGCAGAAGAAGAACTTTCCAAAGCATTGAAG GAATCACAAACCAATGCCAATTTAGTTGATGAATATCATGAACTGTACGAGTTACAAAGACGCAGGTTGGAGTCAAGTGTGGCATCATTGACTGCTGAACGAGATTTGTGGAGCAATGCTGCTTACAGTTTGTCTCACAAG ATCACCACATTGAACTCTTTAACTACAGCAAAACGACTTCATGTGAGTGAAAAGGCATGGTCAAAATTGTCAAACCATTTCACTGTAATGTTAAGTGACCATGACAGCCAATGTCTCAGTGCAATTCAGAGGCACGTTGAAGAATGGAGAAAGCTGATGTTTCA CTTTAATCAGAGTTTGGAGTCTGCCGATAAGCACACAATAGACACCTTGTTGGCTGTAAAGAATGGAATGGAAAAGTGGATGAGTACATTTGAAG ATACTCTAATGAACAACAATTATGACGTTCGATCAATCAAAATCCCACCAAAGGAAATGGTTCAAAAGTTGTGCGATGACTTGAAGGCCTGGGAAgaa AAACTCAGTGACGACTCTGAGAGATTTGGTGGTGACTTACTTCTAACCAATCAAGAACAATTGAACCATATGACAAAAGAAGCCCAAGCTTGGACAGAAATTGGCTGGGAGGTTTATCGCCGCCACAA AACAGATAATGGCGAGAGCTTTCCACTTTCAAAAACTATGATGAACTTGAATGATACTTTACACAAACTAGTCAAGCAGCTTCAAATAAGAATAAGCGGAGAAAATG GTGTTGCAAAGGGAATGATTAATCTACAAAATAACTTAGATGCTTGGGGGAATAAGCTTATTATGATGCTGCATGGATCGGAAG TGTTAACTGAAACCGAATGGCTGTTGTTTTACGATCGACTCTCTGAATACATTGCTCTCATCCACGAGACATTGGAATGCATCGGATCGCAACAACGAGATGAGGATAGATTAAATGCAACCTCTCACACACA TATTGCAGTTGAAGACACTATGAAATCGGTTCAAGACTGGATGAAATCTTCTTTGAATCAAATCGAAGCCGAAGATGGAAAACTAATGGCTCAA GTAACATCAGTACACACGGACATGGTACACTGGATGGTCCAAATGCTACTTCATCTTGCACCAGATCATGAATCAAATCTACGTGATTTTCCTTCTGAAACAAGTTTGGTTACATCTTGCACAGTGGAAGAGTTGACTAGGAAAGCTCGCACAATTGCTGGCCATCTAAGCTCCTTCACtagttatttttctga ATGTGGGTCAGGAATTGTCCAATCCACTATGCAAGCAAAAAAAGATCAGGGAGATGACGATGCAGATCATGAGTACAGAGATTTTCTCCGTGTAAAG CGTGAGGCAAAGGAATGGATCCACACGAGTGAGCTCTTACTTTCCAGCATAAAGAAAGAGGAGGTGAAGATCTTGGACAAGGTAATTCTCTCAAGACTTCATcttcctgaaacaaaaaaaccaACTAGGAGGCGGACCTTGGCAAAGGGATTGCCAGAG GTTCCTTCGGAAGTGCAGGTGGAAGAAGACGCTGAAAATTCTCAAGAGCAGAAAGTGGAAGATGTACAGGAAGCTGAGAAAATGGAG aCTGATAACGAACAAAGTATAAGTGAAGCAACGCCAG ACATAATCCAAATAAATGAGGAATCGGACCACTCTGCTCCCATCTTGCCAGCTCGAATGGAGGTTATTGGCACAGATGAAAATGTTCAGGTTGCTCCCATTCTTGAGGATTCCGGAGAAGAAGGATCCAGTGATCATCTCACTCCACCTTCTTCTTCTCTTACTCAGATTGCCTTTGATGCCATCGCGAAAATGGATCAAGTGCAAGATCAGCTTCT CGCGACGGAGAAGAGAGCTCAGAAGGCGGAAGAACGAGTGACTAACCTTGAGGAGGATTTGAATTCCGCAAATGAGAAAGTCCGCGCCATGGAGAAGAAG ATCGCCGCATTAGAAAGCCAGAGTGAGTTGGAACGTAAAGAAAAAGCTGAAGTTGCCAAAGTCCCGAGTCCTTCACCGCAAACTCAAACACCTGCTCCAGTGGATGAG CCAAAGCCCCCTACAACTTCAAAAAGAAACACTGATACCACTAAAAGGGCGCCGTCTCGAGGTTCACCGGGCGGTAAAAAAAGGACTACAAAAAAGACATAA
- the LOC143449131 gene encoding adhesion G-protein coupled receptor G2-like: MSFGKQSLDVFTDKLLQGYCKNWNAHYQEWVLEGCCLNQNSDYPECLCGRVGDFVLFVESEEVRAVFAISIIVYIGTTLKFIGYFITFIILISFRVLRQQTQYKVLANIFFCLFTTYLIFILGIDQRLKPIVCGFIAGLLHYFLLACFSWFAVMAKLLYGAFVTVLGSHIHCFLPKACLFAYVLPLIPAAITAGITLGVGESISSTLCVHDPGNAESVVSRYVDDRECLIKGYSLYFGLLLPIAVILLYNWICFVIILQKIVCRKNKVQSSTPPRTMKQHLLMVSTLSISLGLDSTVTYLMVIAENEIYSTTMRVVFVILSTIQGVAVVYFVCINNAEVKNAWWSSVKKKFNYFSNVCCLKQIKKSKTQDDQVTADRPIELLTFQT; this comes from the exons ATGAGTTTCGGAAAACAGTCTCTGGACGTTTTTACT GACAAGTTGCTGCAAGGATACTGTAAAAACTGGAACGCTCATTACCAAGAATGGGTTTTAGAAGGATGCTGTCTCAACCAGAATTCGGATTACCCAGAATGCTTATGCGGTCGTGTTGGGGATTTTGTCTTATTTGTG gAGAGTGAAGAAGTGAGAGCTGTGTTTGCCATTTCGATTATTGTTTACATTGGAACTACTTTAAAGTTTATTGGATATTTCATTACCTTTATCATTTTGATATCATTCAG GGTGCTGCGACAGCAAACACAATACAAAGTGCTGGCgaacattttcttttgcctGTTTACCACATATCTGATATTTATTTTAGGAATTGACCAGAGACTTAAGCCTATTGTGTGTGGATTTATAGCTGGACTATTGCATTATTTTCTTTTAGCATGTTTCTCGTGGTTTGCCGTTATGGCCAAGCTGCTTTATGGCGCCTTTGTAACG GTTTTGGGCTCACATATTCATTGCTTTCTTCCAAAAGCGTGTTTGTTTGCATACGTTCTACCCTTGATTCCTGCTGCAATCACTGCTGGTATCACTCTGGGAGTTGGAGAATCCATCAGCAGCACACTATGCGTTCACG ACCCTGGCAACGCTGAATCCGTGGTTTCTCGCTATGTAGATGACAGAGAATGTTTGATCAAAGGTTATTCTTTGTATTTCGGTCTCTTGCTGCCAATTGCCGTCATACTCTTGTATAACTGgatttgttttgtcataattcTACAAAAGATAGTATGTCGAAAGAATAAGGTTCAATCTTCTACACCGCCAAGAACAATGAAGCAGCATTTGTTAATGGTTTCAACTTTGTCGATATCATTGGGGCTGGATTCAACAGTCACTTATTTAATGGTTATTGCAGAAAACGAGATATATTCAACGACAATGAGGGTGGTCTTTGTTATACTAAGCACAATTCAG GGGGTTGCggttgtttattttgtttgcatcAACAATGCAGAGGTTAAAAATGCATGGTGGTCTTCGGTGAAGAAGAAATTCAACTATTTCTCTAATGTTTGCTGTCTTAAGCAAATAAAGAAATCTAAGACTCAAGATGACCAAGTGACAGCAGACAGACCGATTGAGCTTTTAACATTTCAAACTTAA
- the LOC143449139 gene encoding uncharacterized protein LOC143449139 isoform X1 — translation MCSTIALFLILMWQTYFIQQSFAGCEDNTCAPNSTCIKIPSKANSTGKMISTQGSTGDGGKHCYGYCMPTSVGLDGSSLTFNGTYDGDLAFSNEMCVYGYPVALATCATTRSNNGDYMTSFLSEFVTNCTYKNLTQIFKDLSHVDDIINHAVIMTRGLETINKADVRHLLEFFDRVLSHKLAVRDFTKSSYNVSSSSMQYGGAKII, via the exons ATGTGTAGTACAATAGCATTGTTTCTAATTCTGATGTGGCAAACTTATTTTATTCAGCAAA GTTTTGCTGGGTGCGAAGACAACACATGTGCACCCAATTCAACGTGTATTAAAATACCAAGCAAGGCCAATAGCACCGGTAAAATGATCAGCACCCAAGGATCTACTGGGGATGGAGGAAAGCATTGTTACG GTTACTGCATGCCAACATCTGTTGGACTTGATGGTTCATCGCTTACATTTAATGGAACCTATGACGGTGACTTGGCTTTCTCCAACGAGATGTGTGTTTATG GATACCCAGTGGCTCTTGCTACCTGCGCAACAACACGATCAAATAATGGTGATTACATGACGAGCTTCCTTTCAGAATTTGTTACGAATTGCACCTACAAGAATCTCACTCAAATATTTAAAGAC TTGTCACACGTTGATGATATCATCAACCATGCCGTCATCATGACCCGAGGGCTTGAAACGATAAACAAGGCTGACGTGCGACACCTTTTAGAATTCTTTGATCGAGTTTTGAGCCACAAACTAGCGGTAAGAGATTTCACTAAATCTtcttacaatgtttctagcaGTAGTATGCAATATGGGGGTGCTAAGATAATTTAG
- the LOC143449139 gene encoding uncharacterized protein LOC143449139 isoform X2, whose product MCSTIALFLILMWQTYFIQQSFAGCEDNTCAPNSTCIKIPSKANSTGKMISTQGSTGDGGKHCYGYCMPTSVGLDGSSLTFNGTYDGDLAFSNEMCVYGYPVALATCATTRSNNVVTR is encoded by the exons ATGTGTAGTACAATAGCATTGTTTCTAATTCTGATGTGGCAAACTTATTTTATTCAGCAAA GTTTTGCTGGGTGCGAAGACAACACATGTGCACCCAATTCAACGTGTATTAAAATACCAAGCAAGGCCAATAGCACCGGTAAAATGATCAGCACCCAAGGATCTACTGGGGATGGAGGAAAGCATTGTTACG GTTACTGCATGCCAACATCTGTTGGACTTGATGGTTCATCGCTTACATTTAATGGAACCTATGACGGTGACTTGGCTTTCTCCAACGAGATGTGTGTTTATG GATACCCAGTGGCTCTTGCTACCTGCGCAACAACACGATCAAATAATG TTGTCACACGTTGA